Proteins encoded in a region of the Pristis pectinata isolate sPriPec2 chromosome 16, sPriPec2.1.pri, whole genome shotgun sequence genome:
- the LOC127578817 gene encoding iroquois-class homeodomain protein irx-1-A-like: MAVPQLGYGDVVTAAKGSAMTGLQAVFIERRAAMLGSPGAALSLGVPPPLHAILARYPGTYPIPQGYSLQPYPDLRHLSHLGPPYDLKTGCVYSQASFAPAGALYSPYRPLAHGDTGRTKNATRESTSTLKAWLNEHLKNPYPTKGEKIMLAIVTKMTLTQVSTWFANARRRLKKENKMTWVPKTKSDEEDSESEEEDVKKEDLNKGKGAAQQPDGEQNKDGLEASPTGMGDRALGKDGLEASPTGMGDRALGKDAVECNKEAGNGLRTNLEPTEMRNSELGATEEQGRAKVTAGSGPRDGSAALRPKIWSLAETATSDHGKSSRLALSGQQPVPPAALGHYKIWAGACFTEGQLVLNRRESKRELVGPDQ, translated from the exons ATGGCAGTGCCTCAGCTGGGATACGGAGACGTGGTCACGGCCGCCAAGGGCTCGGCAATGACCGGCCTGCAGGCAGTGTTCATCGAGAGGCGAGCGGCGATGTTGGGTTCTCCCGGAGCGGCGCTCAGTCTGGGAGTGCCCCCGCCTCTCCACGCTATCCTGGCTCGCTATCCCGGCACTTACCCCATCCCACAGGGATACAGCCTCCAGCCGTATCCCGATCTCAGGCATCTCTCTCATCTG GGTCCGCCCTACGACCTGAAGACGGGCTGCGTCTATTCCCAGGCCAGCTTTGCTCCGGCCGGCGCGCTGTACTCGCCCTACCGGCCGCTGGCGCACGGCGACACGGGGCGCACGAAGAACGCCACTCGGGAGAGCACCAGCACCTTGAAGGCTTGGCTGAACGAGCACCTGAAGAACCCGTACCCAACGAAGGGCGAGAAGATCATGCTGGCCATAGTCACCAAAATGACCCTGACCCAGGTCTCCACCTGGTTCGCCAACGCCAGGCGAAGACTGAAGAAGGAGAACAAAATGACCTGGGTGCCCAAAACCAAATCAGACGAGGAAGACAGCGAGAGCGAGGAGGAAGATGTCAAAAAAGAGGATTTGAACAAGGGCAAGGGAGCTGCTCAGCAGCCTGATGGGGAACAAAACAAGGATGGGCTGGAGGCGTCTCCCACTGGGATGGGAGACAGGGCGCTGGGCAAGGATGGGCTGGAGGCGTCTCCCACTGGGATGGGAGACAGGGCGCTGGGCAAGGATGCCGTAGAGTGCAACAAGGAGGCAGGTAACGGGCTGAGGACCAACTTGGAACCAACCGAGATGAGGAACTCGGAGCTGGGCGCAACCGAGGAGCAAGGTAGAGCGAAGGTGACGGCCGGCAGTGGACCCAGGGACGGCTCTGCTGCCCTCAGACCCAAGATCTGGTCCCTGGCGGAAACTGCTACCTCGGACCACGGGAAAAGCAGCCGGCTGGCTCTGAGCGGCCAACAGCCGGTGCCCCCGGCCGCGCTCGGGCACTATAAGATCTGGGCCGGCGCCTGCTTTACCGAGGGACAGCTGGTGTTGAACAGGAGGGAGTCAAAGAGAGAACTTGTCGGTCCCGACCAGTGA